From Candidatus Pedobacter colombiensis, one genomic window encodes:
- a CDS encoding alkaline phosphatase family protein, with translation MRTIFKPPFLLLTVLGLTAAPAFAQLNKVKHVVVIYMENHSFDNLYGQFPGAEGLEQAKPENITQINAESQPYITLPPIPRSSAFPTNLPNTYFNIDQYVAADQVTPDVTHRFYQEQFQINGGKMNRFVQYNFTKGFAMGYYRTKDLPLYDLARKYTVCDHFFHSVFGGSFLNHQWLIAAASPMFPNAPANLVAQLDADGKLMKDGTVTPDGYAVNTINSINLHPKNGNPAFLLPTQTGPNIGDRLSDKGVSWAWYSGGWDNTITGKPAPSFTYHHQPLAYFTRYAEGTQDRKEHLKDETEFLDAAKIGTLPAVSFVKPIGLENEHPGESTVTSGESHAVKLIEAVLNGPNGKDAVIILTYDENGGFWDHVAPPIIDKWGPGTRIPALIISPFAKKGYVDHTIYETVSILAFIEKRWGLESLNDRDKNADPLSNAFDF, from the coding sequence ATGAGAACAATTTTCAAACCCCCATTTCTTTTATTGACGGTTCTCGGCCTGACTGCTGCACCAGCATTTGCGCAATTAAATAAAGTGAAGCACGTTGTGGTGATTTACATGGAGAACCATAGCTTTGATAATTTATATGGGCAATTCCCCGGTGCAGAGGGGTTGGAGCAAGCCAAACCAGAGAATATCACCCAGATAAACGCAGAAAGTCAGCCTTATATCACGCTACCGCCAATTCCGCGCAGCAGTGCTTTCCCGACAAACCTGCCCAATACCTATTTCAATATTGACCAATATGTGGCTGCAGATCAGGTTACCCCGGATGTGACACATCGTTTTTACCAGGAGCAATTCCAGATCAATGGGGGCAAAATGAATCGATTTGTACAATATAACTTCACCAAAGGCTTTGCTATGGGGTATTATCGCACCAAAGATCTGCCACTATATGATCTTGCCAGAAAATATACAGTGTGTGATCATTTCTTTCATAGCGTCTTCGGTGGTTCATTCCTCAATCACCAGTGGTTGATTGCTGCTGCCTCGCCAATGTTCCCCAATGCGCCTGCTAATCTCGTAGCGCAGCTTGATGCCGATGGTAAATTGATGAAAGATGGAACAGTAACGCCGGATGGTTATGCGGTAAACACAATCAATTCGATTAATCTGCACCCGAAAAATGGGAATCCCGCATTCCTGCTACCAACACAGACCGGTCCCAATATCGGTGACAGGCTGTCGGATAAAGGTGTTTCCTGGGCTTGGTACTCAGGCGGATGGGACAATACTATCACAGGTAAACCAGCCCCTTCATTTACTTACCATCATCAGCCCCTTGCCTATTTCACTCGTTATGCTGAAGGAACACAGGACAGGAAGGAACATCTGAAGGATGAGACAGAATTCTTGGATGCTGCGAAAATCGGCACCCTGCCCGCGGTTTCATTTGTTAAGCCTATCGGGTTGGAGAATGAGCATCCCGGCGAATCAACAGTGACTAGCGGAGAGAGTCATGCTGTAAAACTGATCGAGGCGGTATTGAACGGCCCCAATGGTAAGGATGCAGTCATTATCCTGACCTATGACGAAAACGGCGGTTTCTGGGATCATGTTGCTCCACCAATAATCGACAAATGGGGACCTGGTACGCGTATACCAGCTTTGATCATCTCGCCTTTTGCAAAGAAAGGTTATGTGGATCATACGATTTATGAAACCGTAAGTATCCTGGCTTTTATTGAAAAAAGGTGGGGACTGGAGTCGCTTAATGACCGTGATAAAAATGCCGATCCCTTAAGCAATGCATTTGACTTCTAA
- a CDS encoding cytochrome c peroxidase encodes MTSKVISLGFSVMVVVTLLSLRQPDTPAVQVKEKLILQADHFLSAVQLLRATKMNIAQSQLLQRRFREVRLAYKQLEWATEYFDPLTARRVNGPPAPETEFSGLVIQPEGLQVIEEYLFPRFDLNKKKELNGFLDQLVVSATEFREYFRRADLQDWQILDAIKLEIFRIETLGLNDFDDPLSKRCFVESAVALQSLKEVTCHYGNVPEFDPAIFYLQHPVTFDRFDRATFITHYANPLTRSLKVLKDRLKLPDVRYNHLLNQDVATLFDANAFNRNAYTAEPGDSVTAEKIVLGKKLFFDPILSGNRKRSCASCHQPNKAFTDGLVKNLDITGKKMIRRNTPTLINAALQPAQFYDLRAASLEDQASDVVRNRDEMHGDMQTATGKLWLDTNYRKLFNLAYPQQRRKAIDTFEVANALAGYVRSLTALNSRFDTYMQGDKRAMRKTELAGFNLFMGKARCGTCHYLPLFNGVLPPRYMRMEAEVIGVPQKRKGKHIDPDLGLYSIQSGDFNRYAFKTTTVRNTARTAPYMHNGVFQTLEEVIDFYDKGGGRGAGIEIANQTLDAKPLHLTQKDKTELIDFIRSLDSR; translated from the coding sequence TTGACTTCTAAGGTCATCTCCCTTGGTTTTTCGGTAATGGTAGTCGTTACCCTCCTTTCCCTGCGGCAGCCGGATACTCCGGCAGTCCAGGTTAAAGAAAAATTAATTCTTCAGGCAGACCATTTTTTGAGTGCCGTTCAACTGCTGCGAGCGACAAAAATGAATATTGCGCAAAGTCAATTATTGCAACGACGTTTTCGCGAGGTGCGGCTTGCCTATAAGCAGCTTGAGTGGGCCACAGAGTACTTTGATCCACTAACCGCCAGAAGAGTGAATGGCCCACCAGCGCCGGAAACTGAATTCAGTGGGCTTGTAATCCAGCCGGAGGGATTACAAGTCATTGAAGAGTACCTTTTTCCAAGGTTTGACCTGAATAAAAAGAAAGAACTGAATGGCTTCTTGGATCAGTTGGTAGTCAGTGCAACGGAATTTCGAGAATACTTTCGACGGGCAGACCTGCAGGACTGGCAGATCCTTGATGCGATAAAGCTGGAGATTTTTCGTATAGAGACACTCGGGCTCAATGATTTTGATGATCCGTTGTCCAAAAGATGTTTTGTCGAGTCTGCCGTAGCACTGCAAAGCTTGAAGGAAGTCACTTGTCACTATGGCAATGTGCCAGAATTTGATCCGGCCATCTTCTATTTGCAGCACCCAGTAACGTTTGATCGCTTTGACCGCGCTACTTTTATTACTCATTACGCCAACCCGCTGACTAGGTCGCTCAAAGTATTAAAGGACCGATTAAAATTGCCGGATGTTCGTTATAACCACTTGCTTAACCAAGACGTCGCAACGTTGTTCGATGCAAATGCTTTTAACCGCAATGCCTATACCGCTGAACCGGGAGATTCCGTGACTGCCGAAAAGATTGTTTTAGGGAAAAAATTGTTCTTCGACCCTATACTTTCCGGTAATCGCAAACGCAGCTGTGCTTCCTGTCATCAGCCCAACAAGGCTTTTACAGACGGGCTCGTTAAAAATCTGGATATTACTGGTAAGAAGATGATCAGGCGCAATACACCGACATTGATCAATGCTGCTTTACAACCAGCGCAATTTTATGACCTGCGGGCGGCTTCTTTGGAAGACCAGGCTAGTGATGTGGTGCGGAACCGTGATGAAATGCATGGTGATATGCAAACCGCAACTGGTAAGCTCTGGCTGGATACGAACTACCGCAAGCTGTTCAATCTTGCCTATCCGCAACAGAGACGCAAGGCTATTGATACCTTTGAAGTCGCGAATGCACTGGCAGGTTATGTGCGTAGTCTGACTGCGCTGAACAGTCGTTTTGATACCTATATGCAGGGTGATAAACGCGCTATGAGAAAGACCGAGTTAGCCGGCTTTAACCTGTTTATGGGCAAGGCGCGCTGCGGGACTTGTCATTACCTGCCGCTGTTCAATGGCGTGTTGCCACCACGCTATATGCGGATGGAAGCGGAAGTAATTGGAGTGCCGCAAAAAAGGAAGGGCAAACACATTGATCCTGACCTGGGCCTTTACAGCATCCAATCCGGAGATTTTAACCGATACGCCTTTAAAACTACTACGGTTCGTAACACCGCTCGAACTGCGCCATATATGCACAATGGGGTATTCCAAACGTTGGAAGAAGTGATCGATTTCTATGATAAAGGTGGTGGCAGGGGTGCGGGCATTGAAATAGCGAACCAGACCCTGGATGCGAAACCGCTACACCTGACTCAAAAAGATAAAACCGAATTAATCGATTTTATCAGGAGCTTGGATAGCAGATAA
- a CDS encoding glycosyltransferase: protein MLERTPKSPPQIAPLPPDPNQPQWSVMIPSYNCIHYLRKTIESVLAQAPDAKQMQIEVIDDFSTDGDVEALVNRLGKGRIGFYKQPRNVGSLRNFETCINRSKGKFVQILHGDDLVRPGFYQEVGQLFKMYPDAGAAFTGCSDIDENDKWLWDSPQILKEAGIIDNWLLKLAEGQLLQTPCIVVRREVYEKLGGFFAVHYGEDWEMWTRIAANYPVAYSPGKLAYYRVHSNNITSNSLATGQNIKDISTVVNIIQNYLPADKRKELKRKARMNYAIYAGIISDRIYHIENNPKAALSQVTYAFKLHPNTRTLYSFLKILTKKLIRHKNNPG from the coding sequence ATGCTTGAACGTACTCCAAAATCACCGCCCCAAATTGCTCCATTACCCCCAGACCCTAATCAACCTCAATGGTCGGTTATGATCCCTTCTTACAATTGCATTCATTATCTGCGCAAAACAATTGAGAGTGTTTTAGCCCAGGCTCCAGATGCAAAACAAATGCAGATTGAAGTAATAGACGATTTCAGCACCGATGGTGATGTTGAGGCTTTGGTAAATAGGCTCGGTAAAGGGCGCATTGGTTTTTATAAACAACCACGCAATGTTGGCAGTCTAAGAAATTTCGAAACCTGTATCAACAGGTCAAAAGGAAAATTTGTACAGATCTTGCATGGTGATGATTTAGTCAGGCCAGGGTTTTACCAGGAAGTTGGGCAGTTATTCAAAATGTATCCAGATGCTGGCGCCGCATTTACAGGCTGTTCTGATATTGATGAAAATGACAAATGGCTTTGGGATAGTCCGCAAATCTTAAAAGAGGCTGGCATCATTGACAACTGGCTACTTAAACTGGCTGAGGGACAACTACTACAAACACCTTGCATAGTGGTTAGACGCGAAGTATATGAAAAATTAGGGGGTTTTTTCGCTGTACATTATGGTGAAGATTGGGAAATGTGGACGAGGATTGCTGCAAATTATCCGGTTGCCTACTCACCAGGAAAATTAGCTTATTATAGAGTGCACTCTAATAACATTACCAGTAATTCTTTAGCAACCGGCCAAAATATTAAAGACATATCCACTGTAGTTAATATTATTCAAAATTACTTGCCTGCGGACAAGCGCAAAGAGTTAAAAAGAAAAGCAAGAATGAATTATGCCATTTACGCAGGTATAATATCTGACAGAATCTATCATATAGAAAACAACCCTAAAGCAGCCCTCTCTCAAGTAACATATGCATTTAAACTGCATCCAAACACACGAACGTTATATAGTTTTTTAAAAATCCTAACTAAAAAATTAATACGACATAAAAATAACCCTGGGTAG
- a CDS encoding glycosyltransferase, producing MINLKDEALVSVIIPCYNHGRYLSKAIESVLAQTYTHFEIIVIDDGSTDNTKEIVQNYKEVKYVFKINQGLSAARNTGIDQSTGEYLVFLDADDWLLPDALMINLNFIRVSPQLAFVSGGFRFFFDKDQTTRDVTRKVDTDHYCYLLQTNFIAMIATVMFQRWVFESVRYDTTLKVCEDYDLYLKVARRHPIAHHTELIAVYFIHDSNVSKGSAMMLSTALQILDKQKSDLRNKDEKHWFNLGQTFWRNWYCNIIYEERVKILHESVESNRIAFKALRKHDKELYCVLILKTFSSFFKTGKIIMLSLFDVVSKRH from the coding sequence ATGATCAATTTAAAAGATGAGGCTTTGGTTAGTGTCATTATTCCTTGTTATAACCATGGCAGATATTTGTCCAAAGCAATAGAAAGTGTTCTCGCACAAACCTATACCCATTTTGAAATTATAGTTATAGATGATGGTTCTACAGATAACACTAAAGAAATAGTCCAAAATTATAAAGAGGTTAAATATGTATTTAAAATCAATCAGGGTCTTTCTGCTGCACGGAATACCGGTATTGATCAAAGTACTGGTGAGTACCTGGTTTTTTTGGATGCGGACGATTGGTTATTACCAGATGCATTAATGATAAATCTGAACTTTATCCGAGTGTCACCACAATTAGCTTTTGTATCTGGTGGATTTCGGTTTTTTTTTGACAAAGATCAAACGACACGTGATGTTACCCGCAAAGTAGACACCGATCATTACTGCTATCTTTTACAAACAAACTTTATAGCTATGATCGCTACGGTAATGTTTCAACGCTGGGTGTTTGAATCCGTCCGATATGATACTACATTGAAGGTCTGTGAAGATTATGATTTATATCTGAAAGTCGCACGCAGGCATCCTATAGCCCACCATACAGAATTAATTGCGGTCTATTTTATTCATGATTCAAATGTATCTAAAGGTTCGGCAATGATGCTAAGCACCGCCTTACAAATATTAGATAAGCAAAAAAGCGATTTGAGGAATAAGGACGAAAAGCATTGGTTTAATTTGGGTCAGACTTTTTGGAGGAACTGGTATTGTAATATCATATATGAGGAAAGAGTTAAGATTTTACATGAAAGTGTTGAATCAAATAGGATAGCGTTTAAAGCTTTAAGAAAACATGATAAAGAATTATATTGTGTTTTGATACTTAAAACATTTTCGTCTTTCTTTAAAACCGGGAAAATCATAATGCTTTCATTGTTTGATGTTGTTAGTAAGCGCCATTAA